A genomic stretch from Echeneis naucrates chromosome 6, fEcheNa1.1, whole genome shotgun sequence includes:
- the znf384b gene encoding zinc finger protein 384b isoform X1: MMEDSHFNSSYFWSPVPTVPGQQIENAMFLNKVKEQQEKNASFSSSSASHYQTALLTIPTPGAKTDGGGQAGGTTHLHPPHSAQNITVLPVPSTGIMTAAGLVITTPQGTLVSPTSSQSFVSGHPATTMIVSALHSPDKKEGEGTSHVVVMPAPSKRGRKKKTTLPRVGPVGGPGNETLILAHLTPGGHVTSLQHHSGDPYDLSHEEEGRGPKDSTKTYRCRMCAATFFSKSDMQIHSKSHTEAKPHKCPHCAKSFANSSYLAQHIRIHSGAKPYTCSYCQKSFRQLSHLQQHTRNHTESKPHKCPHCTKSFANSSYLAQHLRIHTGVKPYTCSYCQKCFRQLSHLQQHNRIHTGDRPYKCSHPGCEKSFTQLSNLQSHRRQHNKDKPYKCTNCNKGYIDSASLEVHMSTHTVKHARIYSCGLCNRTYTSETYLVKHMEKHNPDQLSAPAVVAAQPTQQNPNQSQAQGQAGAQSRVESGDGGSGRGGAAGSGRAGTGQQGQSQSNYPQTENIPCPFDLHQYKTVSASDIQYKPVSVADITSHKDLCLTVSASTIQVEHLNP, translated from the exons ATGATGGAAGATTCCCATTTTAATTCATCATATTTTTGGTCTCCCGTCCCTACTGTGCCAGGACAG CAGATTGAGAATGCCATGTTCCTGAACAAGGTGAAAGAGCAACAAGAAAAGAACGcgtccttctcctcttcctctgcatcGCACTATCAAACAGCTCTTCTCACCATCCCCACTCCTGGGGCCaagacagatggaggaggacagGCTGGGGGCACGACACACCTCCACCCCCCTCACAGCGCCCAGAACATCACAGTCCTGCCTGTCCCCTCCACAGGCATCATGACAGCAG CGGGTCTGGTCATCACGACTCCTCAGGGAACATTAGTCTCTCCCACCTCCTCTCAGTCATTTGTCTCCGGTCACCCAGCAACAACCATGATTGTCTCAGCTCTCCATTCTCCAG ACAAAAAGGAAGGGGAAGGGACATCCCATGTTGTTGTGATGCCAGCGCCCTCAAAGCGaggcagaaagaagaagacaacCTTACCCCGGGTTGGTCCTGTGGGTGGACCAGGAAATGAAACGCTAATACTGGCTCATCTGACACCTGGAGGCCAT GTGACATCTTTGCAGCACCACAGTGGAGACCCATATGACCTGTCTCATGAAGAGGAGGGCCGTGGCCCAAAAGATAGCACTAAGACATACAG GTGCCGGATGTGTGCCGCGACCTTCTTCAGTAAGTCTGATATGCAGATCCACTCCAAGTCGCACACAGAGGCCAAACCACACAAGTGTCCTCACTGCGCCAAGTCATTCGCCAACTCCAGCTACCTGGCCCAGCACATCCGCATCCACAGCGGGGCCAAGCCTTACACCTGCTCCTACTGCCAGAAATCTTTCAGGCAGCTCAGtcatttacagcagcacacacg GAATCACACAGAGTCAAAGCCTCACAAATGTCCCCATTGTACCAAGTCCTTCGCCAACTCTAGCTACCTGGCACAACATCTCCGCATCCACACAGGAGTGAAACCCTACACCTGCTCCTATTGCCAAAAGTGCTTCAGACAGCTCAGTCACCTTCAGCAACATAACAG GATTCACACCGGTGATCGACCTTACAAATGCTCCCATCCAGGCTGTGAGAAATCTTTCACACAACTGTCCAATTTACAG TCTCACCGACGTCAACACAACAAGGACAAGCCCTACAAGTGCACCAACTGCAATAAAGGATACATAGATTCAGCAAGTCTGGAAGTgcacatgtccacacacacgGTCAAACATGCCAGGATCTACTCCTGTGGTCTCTGCAACCGCACTTACACCTCA GAGACGTATCTGGTGAAACACATGGAGAAACACAACCCAGACCAGTTGAGTGCACCAGCAGTGGTGGCAGCACAGCCGACACAACAGAACCCGAACCAAAGCCAGGCCCAAGGCCAGGCTGGAGCTCAGAGCCGGGTAGAGAGTGGAGATGGAGGATCGGGCCGTGGTGGGGCAGCTGGGAGTGGAAGAGCGGGCACAGGCCAGCAGGGCCAGAGCCAGAGCAACTACCcccagacagaaaacatcccctgTCCTTTTGACCTGCACCAGTATAAGACGGTGTCTGCCAGTGACATCCAGTACAAACCAGTCAGTGTGGCTGACATTACCTCCCACAAGGAcctctgtctcactgtgtcAGCTTCCACCATTCAAGTGGAGCACCTCAACCCTTAG
- the znf384b gene encoding zinc finger protein 384b isoform X2, producing MMEDSHFNSSYFWSPVPTVPGQQIENAMFLNKVKEQQEKNASFSSSSASHYQTALLTIPTPGAKTDGGGQAGGTTHLHPPHSAQNITVLPVPSTGIMTAAGLVITTPQGTLVSPTSSQSFVSGHPATTMIVSALHSPDKKEGEGTSHVVVMPAPSKRGRKKKTTLPRVGPVGGPGNETLILAHLTPGGHHHSGDPYDLSHEEEGRGPKDSTKTYRCRMCAATFFSKSDMQIHSKSHTEAKPHKCPHCAKSFANSSYLAQHIRIHSGAKPYTCSYCQKSFRQLSHLQQHTRNHTESKPHKCPHCTKSFANSSYLAQHLRIHTGVKPYTCSYCQKCFRQLSHLQQHNRIHTGDRPYKCSHPGCEKSFTQLSNLQSHRRQHNKDKPYKCTNCNKGYIDSASLEVHMSTHTVKHARIYSCGLCNRTYTSETYLVKHMEKHNPDQLSAPAVVAAQPTQQNPNQSQAQGQAGAQSRVESGDGGSGRGGAAGSGRAGTGQQGQSQSNYPQTENIPCPFDLHQYKTVSASDIQYKPVSVADITSHKDLCLTVSASTIQVEHLNP from the exons ATGATGGAAGATTCCCATTTTAATTCATCATATTTTTGGTCTCCCGTCCCTACTGTGCCAGGACAG CAGATTGAGAATGCCATGTTCCTGAACAAGGTGAAAGAGCAACAAGAAAAGAACGcgtccttctcctcttcctctgcatcGCACTATCAAACAGCTCTTCTCACCATCCCCACTCCTGGGGCCaagacagatggaggaggacagGCTGGGGGCACGACACACCTCCACCCCCCTCACAGCGCCCAGAACATCACAGTCCTGCCTGTCCCCTCCACAGGCATCATGACAGCAG CGGGTCTGGTCATCACGACTCCTCAGGGAACATTAGTCTCTCCCACCTCCTCTCAGTCATTTGTCTCCGGTCACCCAGCAACAACCATGATTGTCTCAGCTCTCCATTCTCCAG ACAAAAAGGAAGGGGAAGGGACATCCCATGTTGTTGTGATGCCAGCGCCCTCAAAGCGaggcagaaagaagaagacaacCTTACCCCGGGTTGGTCCTGTGGGTGGACCAGGAAATGAAACGCTAATACTGGCTCATCTGACACCTGGAGGCCAT CACCACAGTGGAGACCCATATGACCTGTCTCATGAAGAGGAGGGCCGTGGCCCAAAAGATAGCACTAAGACATACAG GTGCCGGATGTGTGCCGCGACCTTCTTCAGTAAGTCTGATATGCAGATCCACTCCAAGTCGCACACAGAGGCCAAACCACACAAGTGTCCTCACTGCGCCAAGTCATTCGCCAACTCCAGCTACCTGGCCCAGCACATCCGCATCCACAGCGGGGCCAAGCCTTACACCTGCTCCTACTGCCAGAAATCTTTCAGGCAGCTCAGtcatttacagcagcacacacg GAATCACACAGAGTCAAAGCCTCACAAATGTCCCCATTGTACCAAGTCCTTCGCCAACTCTAGCTACCTGGCACAACATCTCCGCATCCACACAGGAGTGAAACCCTACACCTGCTCCTATTGCCAAAAGTGCTTCAGACAGCTCAGTCACCTTCAGCAACATAACAG GATTCACACCGGTGATCGACCTTACAAATGCTCCCATCCAGGCTGTGAGAAATCTTTCACACAACTGTCCAATTTACAG TCTCACCGACGTCAACACAACAAGGACAAGCCCTACAAGTGCACCAACTGCAATAAAGGATACATAGATTCAGCAAGTCTGGAAGTgcacatgtccacacacacgGTCAAACATGCCAGGATCTACTCCTGTGGTCTCTGCAACCGCACTTACACCTCA GAGACGTATCTGGTGAAACACATGGAGAAACACAACCCAGACCAGTTGAGTGCACCAGCAGTGGTGGCAGCACAGCCGACACAACAGAACCCGAACCAAAGCCAGGCCCAAGGCCAGGCTGGAGCTCAGAGCCGGGTAGAGAGTGGAGATGGAGGATCGGGCCGTGGTGGGGCAGCTGGGAGTGGAAGAGCGGGCACAGGCCAGCAGGGCCAGAGCCAGAGCAACTACCcccagacagaaaacatcccctgTCCTTTTGACCTGCACCAGTATAAGACGGTGTCTGCCAGTGACATCCAGTACAAACCAGTCAGTGTGGCTGACATTACCTCCCACAAGGAcctctgtctcactgtgtcAGCTTCCACCATTCAAGTGGAGCACCTCAACCCTTAG
- the znf384b gene encoding zinc finger protein 384b isoform X3 — MMEDSHFNSSYFWSPVPTVPGQIENAMFLNKVKEQQEKNASFSSSSASHYQTALLTIPTPGAKTDGGGQAGGTTHLHPPHSAQNITVLPVPSTGIMTAAGLVITTPQGTLVSPTSSQSFVSGHPATTMIVSALHSPDKKEGEGTSHVVVMPAPSKRGRKKKTTLPRVGPVGGPGNETLILAHLTPGGHHHSGDPYDLSHEEEGRGPKDSTKTYRCRMCAATFFSKSDMQIHSKSHTEAKPHKCPHCAKSFANSSYLAQHIRIHSGAKPYTCSYCQKSFRQLSHLQQHTRNHTESKPHKCPHCTKSFANSSYLAQHLRIHTGVKPYTCSYCQKCFRQLSHLQQHNRIHTGDRPYKCSHPGCEKSFTQLSNLQSHRRQHNKDKPYKCTNCNKGYIDSASLEVHMSTHTVKHARIYSCGLCNRTYTSETYLVKHMEKHNPDQLSAPAVVAAQPTQQNPNQSQAQGQAGAQSRVESGDGGSGRGGAAGSGRAGTGQQGQSQSNYPQTENIPCPFDLHQYKTVSASDIQYKPVSVADITSHKDLCLTVSASTIQVEHLNP; from the exons ATGATGGAAGATTCCCATTTTAATTCATCATATTTTTGGTCTCCCGTCCCTACTGTGCCAGGACAG ATTGAGAATGCCATGTTCCTGAACAAGGTGAAAGAGCAACAAGAAAAGAACGcgtccttctcctcttcctctgcatcGCACTATCAAACAGCTCTTCTCACCATCCCCACTCCTGGGGCCaagacagatggaggaggacagGCTGGGGGCACGACACACCTCCACCCCCCTCACAGCGCCCAGAACATCACAGTCCTGCCTGTCCCCTCCACAGGCATCATGACAGCAG CGGGTCTGGTCATCACGACTCCTCAGGGAACATTAGTCTCTCCCACCTCCTCTCAGTCATTTGTCTCCGGTCACCCAGCAACAACCATGATTGTCTCAGCTCTCCATTCTCCAG ACAAAAAGGAAGGGGAAGGGACATCCCATGTTGTTGTGATGCCAGCGCCCTCAAAGCGaggcagaaagaagaagacaacCTTACCCCGGGTTGGTCCTGTGGGTGGACCAGGAAATGAAACGCTAATACTGGCTCATCTGACACCTGGAGGCCAT CACCACAGTGGAGACCCATATGACCTGTCTCATGAAGAGGAGGGCCGTGGCCCAAAAGATAGCACTAAGACATACAG GTGCCGGATGTGTGCCGCGACCTTCTTCAGTAAGTCTGATATGCAGATCCACTCCAAGTCGCACACAGAGGCCAAACCACACAAGTGTCCTCACTGCGCCAAGTCATTCGCCAACTCCAGCTACCTGGCCCAGCACATCCGCATCCACAGCGGGGCCAAGCCTTACACCTGCTCCTACTGCCAGAAATCTTTCAGGCAGCTCAGtcatttacagcagcacacacg GAATCACACAGAGTCAAAGCCTCACAAATGTCCCCATTGTACCAAGTCCTTCGCCAACTCTAGCTACCTGGCACAACATCTCCGCATCCACACAGGAGTGAAACCCTACACCTGCTCCTATTGCCAAAAGTGCTTCAGACAGCTCAGTCACCTTCAGCAACATAACAG GATTCACACCGGTGATCGACCTTACAAATGCTCCCATCCAGGCTGTGAGAAATCTTTCACACAACTGTCCAATTTACAG TCTCACCGACGTCAACACAACAAGGACAAGCCCTACAAGTGCACCAACTGCAATAAAGGATACATAGATTCAGCAAGTCTGGAAGTgcacatgtccacacacacgGTCAAACATGCCAGGATCTACTCCTGTGGTCTCTGCAACCGCACTTACACCTCA GAGACGTATCTGGTGAAACACATGGAGAAACACAACCCAGACCAGTTGAGTGCACCAGCAGTGGTGGCAGCACAGCCGACACAACAGAACCCGAACCAAAGCCAGGCCCAAGGCCAGGCTGGAGCTCAGAGCCGGGTAGAGAGTGGAGATGGAGGATCGGGCCGTGGTGGGGCAGCTGGGAGTGGAAGAGCGGGCACAGGCCAGCAGGGCCAGAGCCAGAGCAACTACCcccagacagaaaacatcccctgTCCTTTTGACCTGCACCAGTATAAGACGGTGTCTGCCAGTGACATCCAGTACAAACCAGTCAGTGTGGCTGACATTACCTCCCACAAGGAcctctgtctcactgtgtcAGCTTCCACCATTCAAGTGGAGCACCTCAACCCTTAG
- the znf384b gene encoding zinc finger protein 384b isoform X4: MMEDSHFNSSYFWSPVPTVPGQQIENAMFLNKVKEQQEKNASFSSSSASHYQTALLTIPTPGAKTDGGGQAGGTTHLHPPHSAQNITVLPVPSTGIMTAAGLVITTPQGTLVSPTSSQSFVSGHPATTMIVSALHSPDKKEGEGTSHVVVMPAPSKRGRKKKTTLPRVGPVGGPGNETLILAHLTPGGHVTSLQHHSGDPYDLSHEEEGRGPKDSTKTYRNHTESKPHKCPHCTKSFANSSYLAQHLRIHTGVKPYTCSYCQKCFRQLSHLQQHNRIHTGDRPYKCSHPGCEKSFTQLSNLQSHRRQHNKDKPYKCTNCNKGYIDSASLEVHMSTHTVKHARIYSCGLCNRTYTSETYLVKHMEKHNPDQLSAPAVVAAQPTQQNPNQSQAQGQAGAQSRVESGDGGSGRGGAAGSGRAGTGQQGQSQSNYPQTENIPCPFDLHQYKTVSASDIQYKPVSVADITSHKDLCLTVSASTIQVEHLNP; encoded by the exons ATGATGGAAGATTCCCATTTTAATTCATCATATTTTTGGTCTCCCGTCCCTACTGTGCCAGGACAG CAGATTGAGAATGCCATGTTCCTGAACAAGGTGAAAGAGCAACAAGAAAAGAACGcgtccttctcctcttcctctgcatcGCACTATCAAACAGCTCTTCTCACCATCCCCACTCCTGGGGCCaagacagatggaggaggacagGCTGGGGGCACGACACACCTCCACCCCCCTCACAGCGCCCAGAACATCACAGTCCTGCCTGTCCCCTCCACAGGCATCATGACAGCAG CGGGTCTGGTCATCACGACTCCTCAGGGAACATTAGTCTCTCCCACCTCCTCTCAGTCATTTGTCTCCGGTCACCCAGCAACAACCATGATTGTCTCAGCTCTCCATTCTCCAG ACAAAAAGGAAGGGGAAGGGACATCCCATGTTGTTGTGATGCCAGCGCCCTCAAAGCGaggcagaaagaagaagacaacCTTACCCCGGGTTGGTCCTGTGGGTGGACCAGGAAATGAAACGCTAATACTGGCTCATCTGACACCTGGAGGCCAT GTGACATCTTTGCAGCACCACAGTGGAGACCCATATGACCTGTCTCATGAAGAGGAGGGCCGTGGCCCAAAAGATAGCACTAAGACATACAG GAATCACACAGAGTCAAAGCCTCACAAATGTCCCCATTGTACCAAGTCCTTCGCCAACTCTAGCTACCTGGCACAACATCTCCGCATCCACACAGGAGTGAAACCCTACACCTGCTCCTATTGCCAAAAGTGCTTCAGACAGCTCAGTCACCTTCAGCAACATAACAG GATTCACACCGGTGATCGACCTTACAAATGCTCCCATCCAGGCTGTGAGAAATCTTTCACACAACTGTCCAATTTACAG TCTCACCGACGTCAACACAACAAGGACAAGCCCTACAAGTGCACCAACTGCAATAAAGGATACATAGATTCAGCAAGTCTGGAAGTgcacatgtccacacacacgGTCAAACATGCCAGGATCTACTCCTGTGGTCTCTGCAACCGCACTTACACCTCA GAGACGTATCTGGTGAAACACATGGAGAAACACAACCCAGACCAGTTGAGTGCACCAGCAGTGGTGGCAGCACAGCCGACACAACAGAACCCGAACCAAAGCCAGGCCCAAGGCCAGGCTGGAGCTCAGAGCCGGGTAGAGAGTGGAGATGGAGGATCGGGCCGTGGTGGGGCAGCTGGGAGTGGAAGAGCGGGCACAGGCCAGCAGGGCCAGAGCCAGAGCAACTACCcccagacagaaaacatcccctgTCCTTTTGACCTGCACCAGTATAAGACGGTGTCTGCCAGTGACATCCAGTACAAACCAGTCAGTGTGGCTGACATTACCTCCCACAAGGAcctctgtctcactgtgtcAGCTTCCACCATTCAAGTGGAGCACCTCAACCCTTAG
- the znf384b gene encoding zinc finger protein 384b isoform X5, translating into MMEDSHFNSSYFWSPVPTVPGQQIENAMFLNKVKEQQEKNASFSSSSASHYQTALLTIPTPGAKTDGGGQAGGTTHLHPPHSAQNITVLPVPSTGIMTAAGLVITTPQGTLVSPTSSQSFVSGHPATTMIVSALHSPDKKEGEGTSHVVVMPAPSKRGRKKKTTLPRVGPVGGPGNETLILAHLTPGGHHHSGDPYDLSHEEEGRGPKDSTKTYRNHTESKPHKCPHCTKSFANSSYLAQHLRIHTGVKPYTCSYCQKCFRQLSHLQQHNRIHTGDRPYKCSHPGCEKSFTQLSNLQSHRRQHNKDKPYKCTNCNKGYIDSASLEVHMSTHTVKHARIYSCGLCNRTYTSETYLVKHMEKHNPDQLSAPAVVAAQPTQQNPNQSQAQGQAGAQSRVESGDGGSGRGGAAGSGRAGTGQQGQSQSNYPQTENIPCPFDLHQYKTVSASDIQYKPVSVADITSHKDLCLTVSASTIQVEHLNP; encoded by the exons ATGATGGAAGATTCCCATTTTAATTCATCATATTTTTGGTCTCCCGTCCCTACTGTGCCAGGACAG CAGATTGAGAATGCCATGTTCCTGAACAAGGTGAAAGAGCAACAAGAAAAGAACGcgtccttctcctcttcctctgcatcGCACTATCAAACAGCTCTTCTCACCATCCCCACTCCTGGGGCCaagacagatggaggaggacagGCTGGGGGCACGACACACCTCCACCCCCCTCACAGCGCCCAGAACATCACAGTCCTGCCTGTCCCCTCCACAGGCATCATGACAGCAG CGGGTCTGGTCATCACGACTCCTCAGGGAACATTAGTCTCTCCCACCTCCTCTCAGTCATTTGTCTCCGGTCACCCAGCAACAACCATGATTGTCTCAGCTCTCCATTCTCCAG ACAAAAAGGAAGGGGAAGGGACATCCCATGTTGTTGTGATGCCAGCGCCCTCAAAGCGaggcagaaagaagaagacaacCTTACCCCGGGTTGGTCCTGTGGGTGGACCAGGAAATGAAACGCTAATACTGGCTCATCTGACACCTGGAGGCCAT CACCACAGTGGAGACCCATATGACCTGTCTCATGAAGAGGAGGGCCGTGGCCCAAAAGATAGCACTAAGACATACAG GAATCACACAGAGTCAAAGCCTCACAAATGTCCCCATTGTACCAAGTCCTTCGCCAACTCTAGCTACCTGGCACAACATCTCCGCATCCACACAGGAGTGAAACCCTACACCTGCTCCTATTGCCAAAAGTGCTTCAGACAGCTCAGTCACCTTCAGCAACATAACAG GATTCACACCGGTGATCGACCTTACAAATGCTCCCATCCAGGCTGTGAGAAATCTTTCACACAACTGTCCAATTTACAG TCTCACCGACGTCAACACAACAAGGACAAGCCCTACAAGTGCACCAACTGCAATAAAGGATACATAGATTCAGCAAGTCTGGAAGTgcacatgtccacacacacgGTCAAACATGCCAGGATCTACTCCTGTGGTCTCTGCAACCGCACTTACACCTCA GAGACGTATCTGGTGAAACACATGGAGAAACACAACCCAGACCAGTTGAGTGCACCAGCAGTGGTGGCAGCACAGCCGACACAACAGAACCCGAACCAAAGCCAGGCCCAAGGCCAGGCTGGAGCTCAGAGCCGGGTAGAGAGTGGAGATGGAGGATCGGGCCGTGGTGGGGCAGCTGGGAGTGGAAGAGCGGGCACAGGCCAGCAGGGCCAGAGCCAGAGCAACTACCcccagacagaaaacatcccctgTCCTTTTGACCTGCACCAGTATAAGACGGTGTCTGCCAGTGACATCCAGTACAAACCAGTCAGTGTGGCTGACATTACCTCCCACAAGGAcctctgtctcactgtgtcAGCTTCCACCATTCAAGTGGAGCACCTCAACCCTTAG